Part of the Myxococcus guangdongensis genome is shown below.
GGACTTCCTCGTGTCGCAGGGGTACACGCAGGTGTCGATGCGCATGTTCCGCGCGAAGCACGCGCCGGACGCGGGTGGACCGGTGTACCGCTGCCAGGAGGACGGGATGGTGGGGCTGGGGTGCGGGGCGCGCTCGTACACGGGGGCGGTGCACTACTCGTCCGAGTACGCGGTGGGCTCGCGCGAGGTGCGCAACATCATCGCGTCGTACAGCGCGCGGACGGCGGAGTCCTTCGGGGAGGTGGGGTACGGCTTCCGGTTGGACGAGGCGGAGCGGCGGCGCAGGTTCATGTTGTTGTCGCTGCTCGCCGAAGGGGTGGACATGGCGGCGTACCGGGCGCGGTTCGGCGCGGATGTCTTCGAGGACTTCCCGGAGCTGTTGGAGCTGGAGACGCACGGCCTGGGGCGGAGGGACGCCACGGGGCTGCGGCTGACGGCGGCGGGGGTGGAGCGCTCGGACTTGCTGGGGCCGTGGCTGCACTCGGATGGGGTGCGCGCGTTGTCGTCGGAGTACGCCTGGCGATGAAGCTCACGGTGCTCTATCGGGGGCCGTTGTCGAGCTGCAACTACGGTTGCGAGTACTGCCCCTTCGGGAAGTGGAAGCACACGGACGAGGAGCTGGCGAAGGACCGCGCGGATCTGGAGCGGTTCATCGCGTGGGTGGAGGCGCGCACCGAGGACACGGTGTCGGTGTTCTTCACGCCGTGGGGCGAGGCGCTCATCTGGCCCTGGTATCAGCAGGCGCTGGCGCGGCTGACGCATCTGCCGCACGTGGAGCGGGTGGCGGCGCAGACGAACCTGTCGTGCCGGCTGGACTGGGTGAAGGACTGCCGCGCGGAGAAGCTGGGCATCTGGGCGACGTATCACCCGGAGTGGACGAAGCGGCCGCGCTTCCTGAAGCAGTGTGAGACGTTGGTGTCGCTGGGCGTCCGGCACAGCGTGGGCGTGGTGGGCTTCCTGCGCTTCGTCGAGGAGGCGGAGACGCTGCGCCGCGAGCTGCCGGCCGAGACGTACCTGTGGATCAACGCGGTGAAGGACGGGCAGGAGGAGCCCTACACGCCCGAGGACGTGGCGCGCTTCACGCAGTTGGATCCGCTCTTCCCGGTGAACAACGTGCGCCACCCGAGCCTGGGGAAGGCGTGCCGGGGAGGGGAGTCGGTCATCTCCGTGGACGGGGAGGGCACGGCGCGGCGGTGCCACTTCATCGACGAGGCGATCGGGAACATCTACGCGCCGGACTTCGACCAGGCCCTGCGTCCCCGGCCGTGCTCGAAGGCGACCTGTGGTTGCCACATCGGCTACGTGCACATGGACTACCTGGAGTTGGATCGGGTCTTCGGCTCCGGAATCCTGGAGCGTGTGCCGGCCGAGCCGCTGTGGCGGCGTGGGGCTGTCGCCAGTCGCTGAGCCTGGGCGTCGCGGTCTTGAAGCAAGACATGGCGCGGCTGTTGGGTGACGCCGTCAATCTTTGACGGCGCTGGCCGGGGTCCGTTCCGGGGCTGGGCTGTCATGATTGGTGTCATTGTGATATGATTGCCATGCAGTGTCGTCAATCCCAGCTGCCCTGGAGGTCACGTGCGAGGCATTCTTCGAGGAGTCCTGGCCGCGGTTCTGCTGTCTGGCTGTGGTGGTGGCGAGAGCGATGTGGCGGTGGACGCGCAGGGGCTGGACGAGCAGCGTCAGGACATCGGCCGCTGTGAGGACCTGCCTTCGACCTGCAACCCGGGGGCGAGGACGATCTGTACCTACGACGGTGGCGCCATGCGGTGTACCTGCATTGCCCCGGGCTATTGGGAGTGTGCCTGAGCCCCGTGCTCATCGGCGGTTGATGTGAGGTCAGCGGGGGCCAGGTGCGTTGATGGCCCCCGTGTCGCATTTGAATCCAGGTTGTAAAAGCAGCGTCGTGGCCGTTTCGGGGATTCCGGTTTTTGTGCAGACTCCAGGTGCCTACCGTCGTTCAACCTGGAGAGCACACCATGCGGCTGCGTTTGATGTTGCTGTGTTTCGTGATGGGGGCTGTTGCTTGCGGAGGGGAGCTGGGGGAAGGGGAGCACGCGTACCTGGAGGAGCAGGGCTCGCGGCTCGCCATCACGGTGGAAGATCAGCTCGTGACGCGCATGCCCGCGAGCACGGGCACGCTGTACGGCTACGTCGAGTACCTGCCGCCCGGCTACCTGACGTCCCCCGAGACGCGCTATCCGGTCATCATCCACCTGAACGGCCGGGGTGAGTTCGGCACGGCCCAGAACGAGGCGGCCCTGTTCGAGAAGGGCACGTCCAACGGCGCGCTGAAGAAGATCCGCTACGAGGCCACGGCCAAGACGTACTTCGGCCAGAAGCAGGTGATGATCTTCACGCCGCAGGCGGCGACGAACTGGGTCCCCGCCGAGGTCAACAACTTCGTCGACTTCATCGTGGCGAACTACCGCGTGGACCTGTCCCGCATCTACGTCACGGGCCTGAGCTACGGCGGCTATGGCGCCTGGCAGTACGCGTACACGTACGGCCACCGCCTGGCGGCGCTGGCGCCCATGGCGACGAACATCGGCGGGCCGGGCCCCACCATCACGAAGTTGAAGAACGTGCCGGTGTGGGCGGTGCACTCGTTCGCGGATGGCACGTCGCTGCTGGCCGAGCGCTCGTGGCTGATGGGCGTGACGAAGAACTTCAACCAGGGGCAGATGGTGACGGTGCCGCAGCCGTCCGCGACGCTGACGTACCTGTTCGCCGGCGCCGCGAGCAACGTGTGGACGTCCCAGCCGGGCTACGTGTCGACGGGCAACCTCCAGGCCCGGCTCACCGTGATTCCCGGCAGCGCGCATGACTGCTGGACCCAGACCTACAACAACTACGGCTTCTGGGACTGGCTCCTCGCGCAGCAGCGCGCGTCGGTGCCCTGAGCTTCGACGCCAAGGGCGGGCGCCCTCGTGGGGTGGCGCCCGTCCTCGGTTCCGTGTCGCGCGCGTGTCGCGCCCGAGAACGACCGTTCGTCGCGCTCGAAAACGTGTGCACACCGCTCAACCGGAAAACTCGCGTGCTCACAATCCTTGTCAGGATTCCAGCGGGATTTCGTCCGCCGCGAATTGCTGACGTCGCTTAGGAGGATTCACTCCGGGCGCATGCGGATTTGGTGGCATGAGCGCGCGTATTCGGTAGAGGAAGGGCCGCGCCGGAGTCACTTCGGCCGCCCGTTTCAGTCCCCCACCCCCGAGGACTTCATGTGGTCTCGTTCACGTCGGCTCCGGCCGGCGTTCGTTGGAATGCTGTCTGGCGCCGCGCTGCTGGTCGCCTGTGAGAAGCCCGCCGAGCAGCAGCAACAGCCGCAGCAGGCTCCCCAGGCCGCCCCCGTCACCGTCGTCACCCTCAAGTCGGAATCCGTGCTGCTCACGCGCGAGCTGCCCGGGCGCACCCAGGCGTTCCTCGTCGCGGAGGTCCGCCCCCAGGTCAACGGCCTGGTCCAGCGTCGGCTCTTCACCGAGGGCGGCCAGGTGAAGGAGGGCCAGGCCCTCTACGAGCTCGATGACGCCACCTACCGCGCCGACTACGCCAGCGCCAAGGCCGCGCTGGAGCGCGCTCAGGCGACCCTCACCTCGGTTGCCCTCTCCGCGAAGCGCTCCGCCGAGCTCTTCAAGCTCGAGGCCGTCACCCCCGCCGACAACGAGAAGGCCGTCGCCGCGCTCGCCCAGGCGGAGGCGGACGTCAAGGCCGCGCAGGCCGCCGTCCAGCGCGCTGGCGTGACGCTCGGACACGCGCGCATCACCTCGCCCATCACCGGTCGCATCGGCAAGTCGTCCGTCACCCAGGGCGCGCTCGTCACCGCCAACCAGCCGCAGGCGCTCGCCGTCGTGCAGCAGCTGGACCCGCTCTATGTCGACCTGACCCAGTCGAGCAGCGAGCTCCTGCGGCTGCGCAAGGAGCTCAGCGCCGGCACGCTCAAGCCCACCGACAGCACGCCCGTCACCCTCCTGTTGGAGGATGGCAGCCGCTACTCGCACCCGGGCTCGCTCACGTTCTCCGACGTGACGGTGGACCCGGGCACCGGCACCTTCGCGCTGCGCATCACCGTCCCCAACCCCGACCAGATGCTCCTGCCCGGCATGTACGTGCGCGCGCTCGTGGGCAACGGACTGCGCCAGGAGGGCCTCCTCGTCCCGCAGCAGGGCATCGCGCGCGACGCGAAGGGCAACGCCTCCGCGCTCGTGGTGAGCAAGGACGGCAAGGTGGAGCCTCGCACCGTCGCGGTGAGCCGCACCGTGGGCGACCGCTGGCTCGTGGACAGCGGCCTGTCCGAGGGTGATCGCGTCATCGTCTCCGGCCTCCAGAAGATCCAGCCGGGCATGCCCGTCCAGGCGACGGAAGCCCCGCCGAGCGAGACGAAGGGGGGCGAAGCCGCGCCCCTCGTCCCGCCGGCTCCCAACGAGTGACGGAACGCGGCCATGGCAAGATTCTTCATTGATCGACCCATCTTCGCGTGGGTCCTCGCCATCATCATCATGATGGCTGGCGCGCTCTCCATCACCCGGCTGCCCATCGCGCAGTACCCCATCATCGCGCCGCCCACGGTGACGGTGGGCGCCGTGTACCCGGGCGCCTCGGCGAAGGCCATCGAGGACTCCGTCACGCAGGTCATCGAGCAGACGATGAAGGGGCTCGACAACCTGCTCTACATGTCGTCGACCAGCGAGTCGAACGGCGCGGCGACCATCACCCTCACGTTCGCCAACGGCACGGATCCGGACATCGCGCAGGTGCAGGTGCAGAACAAGCTGCAGCTGGCCACGCCGCTGCTCCCGCAGGCCGTGCAGCAGCAGGGCATCAGCGTCACCAAGGCGGCCTCCGGCTTCCTGCAGGTCATCGGCTTCGTGTCCGAGGACGGCAGCATGGGGGGGGACGACATCCAGGACTTCGTCGCCACCAACATGGTGGACCCCATCTCCCGCGTCCCGGGCGTGGGCAGCACGCAGGTGTTCGGCACGAAGTACGCCATGCGCATCTGGCTGGACCCCAACAAGCTGGACACGTACGCGCTGACGCCCACGGACGTCATCGGCGCCATCCGCGGGCAGAACCAGCAGGTGGTGGTGGGCCAGCTGGGCGGCACGCCCGCGGTGAAAGGCCAGCAGCTCAACGCGACGGTGACGGCGCAGGACCGCCTCCAGACGCCGGAGCAGTTCCGGAACATCGTCCTGCGAGGCAACTCGGATGGCTCCGTGCTGCGGTTGGGCGACGTGGCCCGCGTGGAGCTGGGCTCCGAGGACTACAGCGTCATCAGCCGCTACAACGGCAAGCCCGCCACGGGCATCGCCGTGTCGCTGGCCACGGGCGCCAACGCCCTGGACACCGCGCAGGGCGTGGCGGCGGCCCTGAAGGAGATGGAGCCCACGCTTCCCAAGGGACTCAAGGCGGTGGTGCCGTTCGACACGACGCCGTTCGTGCGCGTGGCCATCCAGGGCGTGGTCACCACGCTGCTGGAGGCCATCCTCCTGGTGTTCCTGGTGATGTACCTGTTCCTGCAGAACTTCCGCGCCACGCTCATCCCCACCATCGCGGTGCCGGTGGTGCTCCTGGGCACCATCGGCGTGCTCACCGCGCTGGGGTACTCGGCGAACATGCTCACCATGTTCGCGATGGTGCTCGCCATCGGCCTGCTCGTGGACGACGCCATCGTCGTGGTGGAGAACGTCGAGCGCGTGATGAGCGAGGAGGGGCTGTCCCCCAAGGAGGCCACGCGCAAGTCGATGTCGCAGATCACCAGCGCGCTGGTGGGCATCGGCGTGGTGCTCTCCGCGGTGTTCATCCCCATGGCGTTCCTGGCGGGCTCCACGGGCGTCATCTACCGGCAATTCTCGGTGACCATCGTGACGTCCATGGCGCTGTCGGTGCTGGTGGCGCTGGTGCTCACGCCGGCCTTGTGCGCCACGCTGCTCAAGCCGATTCCCAAGGGCCACCACGCGGCCACCAGGGGCTTCTTCGGCGCGTTCAACCGCGCGTTCGACTGGAGCAATGCCCGCTACCAGTCGGTGGTGAAGGGCATCCTGGGCCGGGCGTGGAGCTTCATGGTCGCCTTCGTGGCCATGGTCGCGCTGATGGTCGTGCTGTTCCTCAAGCTGCCCACGTCGTTCCTCCCGTCCGAGGACCAGGGCTTCCTGTTCGCCCTGGTGCAGACGCCGGTGGGCGCCACGCAGGAGCGCACGATGAAGGTCATCGAGCAGCTGGAGAACCACTTCCTCGAGAACGAGAAGGACACCGTCAAGGCGCTGTTCAGCGTGCAGGGCTTCAGCTTCGCCGGCAGCGGTCAGAACGCCGGCATCGCCTTCATCAACCTGAGGGACTGGAAGGAGCGCAAGTCGGCGGAGCTGGGCGTCAACGCGGTGGCGGGTCGCGCCGCGGGGGCCTTGGGGCAGATTGAGGACGCGCTCGCGTTCGCCTTCCCGCCGCCCGCGGTGTCGGAGCTGGGCAACTCGGCCGGCTTCACGTTCTTCCTCAAGGACAACATCGGACAGGGGCACGAGGCGCTGACGGCCGCGCGAAACCAGTTCATGGGCGCGGCGATGCAGAACCCGCTGATTGCCTACGTGCGGCCCAACGGCCAGGAGGACACGCCGCAGTTCCGCGTGGACGTGGACGTGGCGAAGGCGACCGCGCTGGGGCTCTCCACGGCGGACATCAACAACACGCTGACGGCGGCGTGGGGTGGTCAGTACATCGACGACTTCATCGACCGGGGCCGCGTGAAGCGCGTGTTCATCCAGGCGGACGCTCCGTTCCGCATGGTGCCGGAGGACTTCAGCCGTTGGTCCGTGCGCAACATGAAGGGGGAGATGGTCCCGTTCCCTGCGTTCGCGAGCGTGCGGTGGGGCTCGGGTTCTCCCCGGCTCGAGCGCTTCAACGGCGTGTCGGCCATGGAGTTGACCGGCGAGGCGGCGCCCGGGGTGAGCTCCGGCGATGCCATGGCCGCGGTGGAGCAGATGGTGGCGCAGCTGCCTCCGGGCTTCAGC
Proteins encoded:
- a CDS encoding STM4011 family radical SAM protein produces the protein MKLTVLYRGPLSSCNYGCEYCPFGKWKHTDEELAKDRADLERFIAWVEARTEDTVSVFFTPWGEALIWPWYQQALARLTHLPHVERVAAQTNLSCRLDWVKDCRAEKLGIWATYHPEWTKRPRFLKQCETLVSLGVRHSVGVVGFLRFVEEAETLRRELPAETYLWINAVKDGQEEPYTPEDVARFTQLDPLFPVNNVRHPSLGKACRGGESVISVDGEGTARRCHFIDEAIGNIYAPDFDQALRPRPCSKATCGCHIGYVHMDYLELDRVFGSGILERVPAEPLWRRGAVASR
- a CDS encoding carboxylesterase family protein yields the protein MRLRLMLLCFVMGAVACGGELGEGEHAYLEEQGSRLAITVEDQLVTRMPASTGTLYGYVEYLPPGYLTSPETRYPVIIHLNGRGEFGTAQNEAALFEKGTSNGALKKIRYEATAKTYFGQKQVMIFTPQAATNWVPAEVNNFVDFIVANYRVDLSRIYVTGLSYGGYGAWQYAYTYGHRLAALAPMATNIGGPGPTITKLKNVPVWAVHSFADGTSLLAERSWLMGVTKNFNQGQMVTVPQPSATLTYLFAGAASNVWTSQPGYVSTGNLQARLTVIPGSAHDCWTQTYNNYGFWDWLLAQQRASVP
- a CDS encoding efflux RND transporter periplasmic adaptor subunit yields the protein MLSGAALLVACEKPAEQQQQPQQAPQAAPVTVVTLKSESVLLTRELPGRTQAFLVAEVRPQVNGLVQRRLFTEGGQVKEGQALYELDDATYRADYASAKAALERAQATLTSVALSAKRSAELFKLEAVTPADNEKAVAALAQAEADVKAAQAAVQRAGVTLGHARITSPITGRIGKSSVTQGALVTANQPQALAVVQQLDPLYVDLTQSSSELLRLRKELSAGTLKPTDSTPVTLLLEDGSRYSHPGSLTFSDVTVDPGTGTFALRITVPNPDQMLLPGMYVRALVGNGLRQEGLLVPQQGIARDAKGNASALVVSKDGKVEPRTVAVSRTVGDRWLVDSGLSEGDRVIVSGLQKIQPGMPVQATEAPPSETKGGEAAPLVPPAPNE
- a CDS encoding efflux RND transporter permease subunit, with product MARFFIDRPIFAWVLAIIIMMAGALSITRLPIAQYPIIAPPTVTVGAVYPGASAKAIEDSVTQVIEQTMKGLDNLLYMSSTSESNGAATITLTFANGTDPDIAQVQVQNKLQLATPLLPQAVQQQGISVTKAASGFLQVIGFVSEDGSMGGDDIQDFVATNMVDPISRVPGVGSTQVFGTKYAMRIWLDPNKLDTYALTPTDVIGAIRGQNQQVVVGQLGGTPAVKGQQLNATVTAQDRLQTPEQFRNIVLRGNSDGSVLRLGDVARVELGSEDYSVISRYNGKPATGIAVSLATGANALDTAQGVAAALKEMEPTLPKGLKAVVPFDTTPFVRVAIQGVVTTLLEAILLVFLVMYLFLQNFRATLIPTIAVPVVLLGTIGVLTALGYSANMLTMFAMVLAIGLLVDDAIVVVENVERVMSEEGLSPKEATRKSMSQITSALVGIGVVLSAVFIPMAFLAGSTGVIYRQFSVTIVTSMALSVLVALVLTPALCATLLKPIPKGHHAATRGFFGAFNRAFDWSNARYQSVVKGILGRAWSFMVAFVAMVALMVVLFLKLPTSFLPSEDQGFLFALVQTPVGATQERTMKVIEQLENHFLENEKDTVKALFSVQGFSFAGSGQNAGIAFINLRDWKERKSAELGVNAVAGRAAGALGQIEDALAFAFPPPAVSELGNSAGFTFFLKDNIGQGHEALTAARNQFMGAAMQNPLIAYVRPNGQEDTPQFRVDVDVAKATALGLSTADINNTLTAAWGGQYIDDFIDRGRVKRVFIQADAPFRMVPEDFSRWSVRNMKGEMVPFPAFASVRWGSGSPRLERFNGVSAMELTGEAAPGVSSGDAMAAVEQMVAQLPPGFSLEWTGQSYQERQAGSQTPLLYTLSLLLVFLCLAAMYESWTIPTAVLLVAPLGILGTVLGSFMRGMDRDVYFQVAMLTTVGLSSKNAILIVEFAKENVEKGMELVEATLLAVRARLRPILMTSLAFGFGVVPLAIASGAGAGAQRAIGTGVLGGMLVGTLLGIFFVPLFFVVVQRLFTRRKTPTESSPPVGDSHATS